Proteins from a single region of Dictyostelium discoideum AX4 chromosome 5 chromosome, whole genome shotgun sequence:
- a CDS encoding hypothetical protein (Similar to Gallus gallus (Chicken). 190 kDa tenascin): MKYLLVYLHILLFCLLKINSQKYCTYSGVGEDYNIKFDVLQTYGVGFHYSYLSVIFTTCNYTIPCGSNSNNVLCGSYSIVPRKYLSLGFVNGSTHSYSKDGLMITYISQDTTNDNDCKRYTTNVIFQCRPDGDVSDSLDVGIDNILIDSCIVEFTLSSRTVCQTCPNCLKTHQTSCNVKSGWCTCDGNTKGLNCDQLNANISSVLTPTISGGDVIMSGDFSNIYNISSSITISIGTSICNSVIFSSNKSQIKCTIGAGEGDQQIKLSDGNGATLIYDGFYYRAPCSVECSPFGKCNDHVGNCICNDVAIGTDCKTLNLQLDSVTPTFVTGGQVYLNGNFLNVKDLSLTIKIGDIECSDVKFNDTNFKVLQCIIRKGEGIKDIIISSGLLSFSKAKAFEYQYYKCPLNCSTPNGTCDNNTGNCTCHNEHFGNSCEFTRCPLDCSTPNGTCDNNTGNCTCHNEHFGNGCEFTRCPLNCSTPNGTCDNNTGNCTCHNEHFGNGCEFTRCPLDCSTPNGTCDNNTGNCTCHNEHFGNGCEFTQCPLYCSTPNGTCDINSGICTCDNEHIGNGCEIKFIECKHKCSTKHGICDNDSGNCKCDTQTKGLTCEESRLLIESLDSINSKGGTINIIGYFGNTTSLLTIKIGESQCKNIKVFNETTLKCDIGEGKGIHNITIIDDDLSFTAINKFQYLDEKTKISKISRGAIAGIVVGCVVAVSLIGSIAFYYHHKNKKVNLFF; the protein is encoded by the exons atgaaatatttattaGTATATTTACACATATTactattttgtttattaaagaTCAATAGCCAAAAGTATTGCACTTATAGTGGTGTTGGAGAAGATTATAATATCAAATTTGATGTCTTACAAACATA TGGTGTTGGTTTTCATTACTCATATTTAAGTGTTATTTTTACAACTTGTAATTATACTATTCCTTgtggtagtaatagtaataatgtaTTGTGTGGATCATATTCAATTGTTCCACGCAAGTATCTTTCATTGGGATTTGTTAATGGCAGTACACATAGTTATAGCAAAGACGGACTAATGATAACATATATATCACAGGATACaacaaatgataatgattgcAAAAGATATACAACAAATGTGATTTTTCAATGTAGACCAGATGGTGATGTATCCGATTCATTAGATGTTGGCATCGACAATATACTTATTGATTCATGTATTGTTGAATTCACACTCTCTTCACGTACAGTGTGTCAAACATGTCCAAACTGTTTAAAAACACATCAAACATCATGTAATGTGAAAAGTGGTTGGTGTACTTGTGATGGTAATACAAAAGGTTTAAATTGTGATCAATTAAATGCAAATATATCATCGGTATTAACACCAACAATTAGTGGTGGTGATGTTATAATGTCTggtgatttttcaaatatttataatattagcTCAAGTattacaatttcaattggtacTTCAATTTGTAATAGTGTTATTTTCTCAAGTAATAAATCACAAATCAAATGTACGATAGGTGCAGGTGAAGGTGatcaacaaattaaattatcagatGGAAATGGTGCAACATTAATATATGATGGATTTTATTATAGAGCTCCTTGTTCAGTCGAATGTTCACCATTTGGTAAATGTAATGATCACGTTGGTAATTGTATTTGTAATGATGTTGCAATTGGTACAGAttgtaaaactttaaatttacaattagaTTCAGTAACACCAACATTTGTAACTGGTGGTcaagtttatttaaatggtaatttCCTAAATGTCAAAGATCTTAGTCTAACTATTAAAATCGGTGATATAGAATGTTCAGATGTTAAATTCAACGATACTAATTTCAAAGTTTTGCAATGTATAATTCGAAAAGGTGAAGGtattaaagatattataaTATCATCAGGTTTgctatcattttcaaaagcAAAAGCATTCGAATATCAATACTACAAATGTCCACTCAATTGTTCAACACCAAATGGTACTTGTGATAATAATACTGGTAATTGTACATGCCATAATGAACATTTTGGTAATTCTTGTGAATTTACTCGATGTCCACTCGATTGTTCGACACCAAATGGTACTTGTGATAATAATACTGGTAATTGTACATGCCATAATGAACATTTTGGTAATGGTTGTGAATTTACTCGATGTCCACTCAATTGTTCGACACCAAATGGTACTTGTGATAATAATACTGGTAATTGTACATGCCATAATGAACATTTTGGTAATGGTTGTGAATTTACTCGATGTCCACTCGATTGTTCGACACCAAATGGTACTTGTGATAATAATACTGGTAATTGTACATGCCATAATGAACATTTTGGTAATGGTTGTGAATTCACTCAATGCCCACTCTATTGTTCAACACCAAATGGTACTTGTGATATTAATAGTGGTATTTGTACATGTGATAATGAACATATTGGTAATGGTTgcgaaattaaatttattgaatgTAAACATAAATGTTCAACCAAACATGGAATATGTGATAATGATAGTGGTAATTGTAAATGTGATACTCAAACAAAAGGATTAACGTGTGAAGAATCaagattattaattgaatcattagactcaatcaattcaaaagGTGGtacaataaatataattggttattttggaaatacaacatcattattaacaattaaaattggtgaatCACAATGTAAAAATATCAAAGTATTCAATGAAACAACATTAAAATGTGATATTGGTGAAGGTAAAGGTATTCATAATATTACAATCATTGATGATGACCTTTCGTTCACAGCAATCAATAAGTTCCAATATCTCgatgaaaaaacaaaaatctCAAAAATATCGAGAGGTGCAATTGCTggtattgttgttggttgtGTTGTTGCTGTTTCATTAATTGGTTCTATTgctttttattatcatcacaaaaataaaaaggttaATCTTTTCTtctaa